Genomic window (Methyloprofundus sp.):
TTGCAATAATAGATGATGAGTTCCGTAAATTGAATATGCAGGAAGATGCGGAATTACCTGTCTTATTTTTACGCATATCCGAAGCAGAAATTAAAAGTCTCAAAAAATTTGCTTTAGCACAAAATATTACGACATTACGTAATCGTGTCAATGAATTAGGGGTATCTGAACCTGTTATTCAGCAGCAAGGTGATAGTCGTATTGTGGTACAACTTCCAGGTATACAAGATACCGCACGTGCTAAAGAAATTTTAGGGACTACTGCAACGCTTGAGTATCGTAAAGTTGATACTAAACATGATGTGCAAAGAGCCTTGTCAGGGCGTGTGCCTATGGGTAGCAAACTGTATTATGAGCGTGATACTAAAGCACCAGTGTTATTGAAAAAGCGCGTTATTATTACGGGTGACCAAATTGTGGATGCCTCATCGGGCTTAGATCAAAATGGTTCGGCTTCCGTTAATATTACCCTTAATGGTGTCGGAGCCAAGAAAATGGGTAAATTTACTAAAGATAATATTGGCCAGCCTATGGCGGTTGTCTTTATCGAGCGTAAAATCACTACTAAAATAGTGAATGGTAAAAAAGTAGAGCGTAAAGAAAAAATTGAAGAAGTGATCAGTATTGCCACAATACGAGATGCTTTTAGTAAGCGTTTTCAAACAACGGGTTTAGATAGTACGCAAGAAGCACGTAAGTTATCCTTATTGTTGAGAGCGGGTTCGCTAGCAGCACCTTTGGATATCGTAGAAGAGCGCACAGTTGGGCCAAGTTTAGGTCAAGATAATATTGATAAAGGTATGATGTCGGTGATGGTTGGCTTTGTGCTGGTACTGATCTTTATGGCTGTTTATTATAAAACTTTTGGTTTGATTGCTAATTTGGCTTTGACCTTTAACTTGGTAGTTATTATTGCTGTGTTATCAATGCTGCAAGCGACCTTAACGCTGCCTGGTATTGCAGGGATTGTATTAACCGTTGGGATGGCCGTTGATGCCAATGTCTTGATTTTTGAACGGATCAAAGAAGAGTTAGGTATTGGTAATTCACCACAGACCAGTATTTTTGTGGGTTATGAAAAAGCATTTGCTACCATTTTTGATGCAAATATTACTACTTTATTGGTTGCGTTAGTGCTATTTGGTTTTGGTACCGGGCCGATTAAAGGCTTTGCCATTACCTTGGCCATCGGAATTTTGACTTCCATGTTTACCGCTATTTTAGGGTCACGGATGGTCATTAATTGGATTTACGGCAATCGCCGTATTGAAAATCTATCTATTTAATCAGGAATATTATCATGACAACAAAAATTGATTTTTTAGGTAAACGTAATTTTGCAGCTATTTTTTCGGGGCTATTATTAATTGTCTCTATTGTTTCTTTGGCTGCACAAGGCTTAAAGCTGGGTATCGACTTTACTGGTGGAACTTTAGTTGAGATTGGCTATAAACAAGCTGTTGACTTAACTAAGATGCGCTCTGAATTAGATGAGGCTGGTTTCGGCGATTCAACCGTACAGCATTTTGGTACATCACAAGAAATTTTGATTCGCTTAAAGCCAAAAGAAGGCTTGAGTGATGCGGAGTTAAGTACTGAAGTGACGAGAGCGGCTGATAAAGCGATGTCGGCACAAGGTGATATTCGCCGGGTCGAGTTTGTTGGTCCGCAAGTGGGGGATGAATTAACCGAAGATGGTGGTTTGGCTTTATTATATTCGATGTTCGGCATTTTAATTTATGTCGCTTGGCGTTTTGAGTATAAGTTTGCATTGGGCTCGGTAGCCGCGCTAGCGCATGATGTTATTATTACTTTGGGGGCTTTCTCAGTTATACAAATGGAATTTGACCTAACTGTTCTGGCGGCCATTTTAGCGGTGATTGGTTATTCGCTTAACGATACGATCGTTGTTTATGACCGTATTCGAGAAAACTTTCGGTTAATGCGTAAGGGTTCGGCAGAAAATGTGATGAATATTTCATTGAACCAAACCTTAAGCCGTACTTTAATGACTTCATTGACAACTTTATTGGTATTAGTTGCTTTGGCTTTATTAGGTGGTGAGATTATTCATAATTTTGCGATCGCTTTATTGATTGGTGTGGTAATTGGTACCTATTCTTCTATCTTCGTAGCGAGTCCTGTTGTGTTGATTTTAGGTGTTAGCAAAGAAGACTTGATGGTGGTTGAGGTAGAAGTTGAGGGTGCTGAGTTCGATATGGTGGGTGCTGAGCAAAGAGATATTGATCGGCCTTAGGCTTAGCCGATATTATATTGCGTGTATTGTTCCTTGATTCCGCTAACTTCATCAAGGCTGTTGTAGCCCATATGGAGCTAGCGGAATACGGGAAAACGAAGACTATTATTTTAGGGGAGAATTATGGATATGAACAGCGTAAATGAGAATTCTAAAGGTACACGAGGGATAGTATCTATTATTGGCTTAGTTGTTATTGTGATAGGCATGGTCGCTAGCGTACAGGCGGATGGTTCTTTTCTGCCGGATATTGTGATGGCACTAGGAACAATTATAATACTTGTTGTAGAAAAAGCGGTAATTAACGAAAGTGCACATTGCGGCTAAAGCCACACCTACAGAATTATTAAGGCATTGAGCTCTGCTAGTCTTTCAGGCGTACCAATATCCATCCAGAAACCAGCATATAACTCACCCGTAATATGTTGGTTTTGCATTGCCATTTTTAATAATGGCCCTAATGCCGTCTTACCAGGCTTAATGTTCTTGAATAAATCGGGGTGGTAAATACCAATGCCACTAAAAGTATATTTAGGGTGCTGGTTGTGGCTGAGCAGAGATTGTTTACCAATGGCAAAGTCGCCTTCGAGATGATGTACTGGGTTACTAACTAGGATTAGATGCGCTAAGTCTACTTTCATATGCTGCAAACTAGCGAATGTAAAATCACAGAAAATATCCGCATTGACGACTAAAAAAGGAGCATTGCCCAGCAATGGTAATGCTTTTTTAATGCCTCCTGCCGTTTCTAAGCCTGCATCGCCTTCATGTGAATAGCTAATTTTCGCTTGATAGCGAGAGCCATCTCCTAGATAAGCAGCAATTTGCTCGCCTAAATATGCCAAATTAATAACTATTTCCTCAAATCCCGCCCGTACTAAGGCTTCAACGGTATATTCAATTAAAGGTTTGCCCGCAACTATGAGTAGCGGTTTCGG
Coding sequences:
- a CDS encoding preprotein translocase subunit SecF, with amino-acid sequence MTTKIDFLGKRNFAAIFSGLLLIVSIVSLAAQGLKLGIDFTGGTLVEIGYKQAVDLTKMRSELDEAGFGDSTVQHFGTSQEILIRLKPKEGLSDAELSTEVTRAADKAMSAQGDIRRVEFVGPQVGDELTEDGGLALLYSMFGILIYVAWRFEYKFALGSVAALAHDVIITLGAFSVIQMEFDLTVLAAILAVIGYSLNDTIVVYDRIRENFRLMRKGSAENVMNISLNQTLSRTLMTSLTTLLVLVALALLGGEIIHNFAIALLIGVVIGTYSSIFVASPVVLILGVSKEDLMVVEVEVEGAEFDMVGAEQRDIDRP
- a CDS encoding N-acetyl-alpha-D-muramate 1-phosphate uridylyltransferase, whose protein sequence is MKAMILAAGRGERMRPLTDHTPKPLLIVAGKPLIEYTVEALVRAGFEEIVINLAYLGEQIAAYLGDGSRYQAKISYSHEGDAGLETAGGIKKALPLLGNAPFLVVNADIFCDFTFASLQHMKVDLAHLILVSNPVHHLEGDFAIGKQSLLSHNQHPKYTFSGIGIYHPDLFKNIKPGKTALGPLLKMAMQNQHITGELYAGFWMDIGTPERLAELNALIIL
- a CDS encoding preprotein translocase subunit SecD, translating into MQNHFPFWKNLLILTVLVLGIVYALPNLFGDDPSVQISTSDQAELSETQVASIEKSLQTAAIDTKAIQLDGSKLLVRFNDTDAQMRAADLLRNKLAGKFTVALNLAPATPSWLSGLGASPMYLGLDLRGGVHFLYQVDMAAAVKQAENRYNSDVRSALRGAKVRYKSVSFDDGAIKVVLRNDKDKQAAIAIIDDEFRKLNMQEDAELPVLFLRISEAEIKSLKKFALAQNITTLRNRVNELGVSEPVIQQQGDSRIVVQLPGIQDTARAKEILGTTATLEYRKVDTKHDVQRALSGRVPMGSKLYYERDTKAPVLLKKRVIITGDQIVDASSGLDQNGSASVNITLNGVGAKKMGKFTKDNIGQPMAVVFIERKITTKIVNGKKVERKEKIEEVISIATIRDAFSKRFQTTGLDSTQEARKLSLLLRAGSLAAPLDIVEERTVGPSLGQDNIDKGMMSVMVGFVLVLIFMAVYYKTFGLIANLALTFNLVVIIAVLSMLQATLTLPGIAGIVLTVGMAVDANVLIFERIKEELGIGNSPQTSIFVGYEKAFATIFDANITTLLVALVLFGFGTGPIKGFAITLAIGILTSMFTAILGSRMVINWIYGNRRIENLSI